One stretch of Deinococcus taeanensis DNA includes these proteins:
- a CDS encoding glycosyltransferase family 4 protein: MTDVSTLGPSSRAPAAPRRRVLIIVENLPVPVDRRVWMEATTLHAAGYEVSVICPTGRGQDKTFEMLEGIAVYRHPLPPEGEGSLTFVREYLVALWHETRLAWRVRRERGFDVIHVCNPPDLLFLVAAPFKALFGTPMIFDHHDATLEMYEAKFGRRDLPYHVLKLAERLTYALADVVVATNESLRGFALGRGHKAPEDVFVVRSGPRLDRFVPQPGGERYRAGFRHVVGYVGVLGSQDGLDVLLRVARRVVDGGRTDVRFMIIGGGPSLEPLRALCSAMKLDPYVEFTGMLTDQDELIERLSACDVCVAPDPQTSYSDVCTMNKVLEYMALGKATVQFDLTEGRHSAGDAAAYARPNDEEDFARQLLALLADPERQAQMGRVGQARMQQALAWDHQAPKLLDAYARALRRRVRAAAPDREREPA, encoded by the coding sequence ATGACTGACGTTTCAACGCTGGGCCCGTCCAGCCGCGCTCCGGCCGCCCCCAGGCGGCGGGTGCTGATCATCGTGGAGAACCTGCCGGTGCCGGTGGACCGCCGGGTGTGGATGGAAGCGACAACCCTGCACGCCGCCGGGTACGAGGTGTCAGTCATCTGCCCCACCGGGCGCGGCCAGGACAAGACCTTCGAGATGCTCGAAGGCATCGCGGTCTACCGCCATCCCCTGCCCCCTGAGGGCGAAGGCAGCCTGACCTTCGTGCGCGAGTACCTCGTGGCGCTGTGGCACGAAACCCGCCTGGCGTGGCGCGTCCGGCGCGAGCGGGGCTTTGACGTCATTCACGTGTGCAACCCGCCGGACCTGCTGTTCCTGGTCGCGGCGCCGTTCAAGGCGCTGTTCGGCACGCCGATGATCTTCGACCACCACGACGCGACGCTGGAGATGTACGAAGCGAAGTTCGGCCGGCGTGACCTGCCGTACCACGTGCTGAAACTGGCCGAGCGCCTCACCTACGCGCTGGCGGACGTGGTGGTCGCCACGAACGAATCCCTGCGCGGCTTTGCCCTGGGCCGCGGTCACAAGGCCCCGGAGGACGTGTTCGTGGTGCGCAGCGGCCCGCGCCTGGACCGCTTCGTGCCGCAGCCCGGCGGGGAGCGGTACCGGGCGGGGTTCCGGCACGTGGTCGGGTACGTGGGCGTGCTGGGTTCCCAGGACGGGCTGGACGTGCTGCTGCGCGTGGCGCGGCGCGTGGTGGACGGCGGGCGCACCGACGTGCGGTTCATGATCATCGGAGGCGGACCGTCCCTGGAGCCGCTCAGGGCGCTGTGCAGCGCCATGAAACTCGACCCGTACGTGGAATTCACGGGCATGCTGACCGACCAGGACGAGCTGATCGAGCGCCTCAGCGCCTGCGACGTCTGCGTGGCCCCGGACCCGCAGACGTCGTACAGCGACGTGTGCACCATGAACAAGGTGCTGGAGTACATGGCGCTCGGCAAGGCGACCGTGCAGTTCGACCTGACCGAGGGCCGCCACTCGGCCGGGGACGCGGCCGCGTACGCGCGGCCCAACGACGAGGAGGACTTCGCGCGTCAGCTGCTGGCCCTGCTGGCCGACCCGGAGCGCCAGGCGCAGATGGGCCGCGTGGGCCAGGCGCGCATGCAGCAGGCGCTCGCTTGGGACCACCAGGCGCCGAAACTGCTGGACGCCTACGCCCGTGCGCTGCGCCGGCGGGTGCGCGCCGCGGCGCCGGACCGGGAACGGGAACCCGCGTGA
- a CDS encoding right-handed parallel beta-helix repeat-containing protein codes for MSAPWMALGAGLLLGAGLLQGASVLGQGPPAPREAAVAPSRAALAQAAPRRASVSVRDFGARGDGTTDDTAALNRAASQLAGRDLVFPAGTYLIRGPVVFTGLKDQTVSGAAGATVRAAPNYEHGRFDGMLHFDRPVNVTVRGLSIAGRRVPSANPYAVLIDGVRVNKGKNVTLSDLHVVDAPTNGLAVEDTDTVTLRDNRIERAGGAGGWAHRTVHQRWLNNTVTGLGDPNGKPFAGLGLFATIGDDFLAEGNVLKNLSNTATKTEGVHHVVYRNNTVDVFGKDGIKVMPYDGATKTVEGAVIENNTVRSRRAWAPDGSAYILMHSVNGGQIRNNRVEGTGGQPEVYAEDAIKVNTWGSGPPSKNILIEGNQVRDTRRGIRIEADNVVLRGNTVTGRLPWARTAVVVGSNGVSIADNVIDGPSVGVLIDRGFGRTRIENNRFDHVETAVYADNGNPAVTVSRNTFGAAVQKAVAGSVGRDCNFYNSAECRAP; via the coding sequence ATGTCCGCGCCGTGGATGGCGCTGGGCGCGGGCCTGCTGCTCGGCGCGGGGCTGCTGCAGGGCGCGAGCGTGCTCGGGCAGGGTCCCCCGGCGCCGCGGGAGGCGGCCGTGGCCCCCAGCCGGGCGGCGCTCGCGCAGGCCGCGCCGCGGCGGGCCAGCGTGAGCGTCCGGGACTTCGGGGCGCGCGGGGACGGCACCACCGACGACACCGCCGCGCTCAACCGCGCCGCGAGTCAACTCGCCGGGCGGGACCTGGTGTTCCCGGCCGGCACCTACCTGATCCGCGGCCCGGTGGTGTTCACCGGGCTCAAGGACCAGACGGTGTCGGGCGCGGCGGGCGCCACGGTCCGCGCCGCGCCGAACTACGAGCACGGCAGGTTCGACGGCATGCTGCACTTCGACCGGCCCGTGAACGTCACCGTGCGCGGCCTGAGTATCGCCGGGCGCCGCGTGCCGAGCGCCAATCCGTACGCGGTGCTGATCGACGGGGTCCGGGTCAACAAGGGAAAGAACGTCACCCTCAGCGACCTGCACGTCGTGGACGCCCCCACCAACGGGCTGGCGGTCGAGGACACCGACACCGTGACCCTGCGCGACAACCGGATCGAGCGGGCCGGCGGCGCCGGCGGATGGGCGCACCGCACCGTGCACCAGCGCTGGCTGAACAACACGGTGACCGGGCTGGGCGACCCCAACGGCAAACCGTTCGCGGGCCTGGGGCTGTTCGCGACCATCGGGGATGACTTCCTGGCGGAAGGCAACGTCCTGAAGAACCTCTCGAACACCGCCACGAAAACCGAGGGCGTGCACCACGTCGTGTACCGCAACAACACCGTGGACGTGTTCGGCAAGGACGGCATCAAGGTCATGCCGTACGACGGGGCCACGAAGACGGTCGAAGGCGCGGTCATCGAGAACAACACCGTGCGTTCGAGGCGCGCGTGGGCGCCGGACGGCTCGGCGTACATCCTGATGCACTCGGTCAACGGCGGGCAGATCCGCAACAACCGCGTCGAAGGCACCGGCGGTCAGCCGGAGGTGTACGCCGAGGACGCCATCAAGGTGAACACCTGGGGGAGCGGCCCGCCGTCGAAGAACATCCTGATCGAGGGCAACCAGGTGCGCGACACGCGCCGCGGCATCCGCATCGAGGCGGACAACGTGGTGCTGCGCGGCAACACCGTCACGGGGCGCCTGCCCTGGGCGCGCACCGCGGTGGTCGTGGGCAGCAATGGCGTGTCGATCGCGGACAACGTGATTGACGGTCCGTCGGTGGGCGTGCTGATCGACCGGGGGTTCGGACGCACGCGGATCGAGAACAACCGCTTTGACCACGTGGAGACGGCCGTGTACGCCGACAACGGTAACCCGGCCGTGACGGTCAGCCGCAACACTTTCGGTGCGGCGGTGCAGAAGGCCGTGGCGGGCAGCGTGGGGCGCGACTGCAACTTCTACAACAGCGCGGAGTGCCGCGCGCCCTGA
- a CDS encoding glycosyltransferase: MTRTLWTARSGAGRRAARTTGAPPALWVATAARGGIHGYTRALEATPLFTDWQVERLVTHDDGPLPRRLSLFARGAGTLLWRCLSARPSLVHLHSAAYGSFARKALLLWAARGVFRVPTVLHLHAGEFETFYGACPPLARALVRATLRRADRVITLSPALAAAVTRIAPGARVTVAANGVALAPAARVLARRAPRVLFAGVLIDRKDPVGLLRAWAACPRPPGARLVFAGDGPLRADLEALAAELGVSRSVDFRGWLDPAGVAAEMDQADILALPSHFEGQPLSLLEGMARGLALLSTRVGGIPDLIEDGVSGRLVPPGDPGALSAALAELLSDQDARARYGAAAYARAAHAFDIRRTWQSLDTVYRTLAQGAPRGPHD; this comes from the coding sequence ATGACCCGCACCCTGTGGACCGCGCGCAGCGGCGCCGGGCGCCGCGCGGCCCGGACCACCGGCGCGCCGCCGGCACTGTGGGTGGCGACCGCGGCGCGCGGCGGAATTCACGGCTACACCCGCGCGCTGGAAGCCACCCCGCTGTTCACCGACTGGCAGGTTGAACGCCTCGTCACGCACGATGACGGTCCGCTTCCGCGGCGCCTGTCCCTGTTCGCCCGCGGCGCCGGCACACTGCTCTGGCGCTGCCTGAGCGCCCGGCCGTCGCTGGTGCACCTGCACTCGGCGGCGTACGGCAGTTTTGCCCGCAAGGCGCTGCTGCTGTGGGCCGCGCGCGGCGTGTTCCGCGTGCCGACGGTCCTGCACCTGCACGCCGGGGAGTTCGAGACCTTCTACGGAGCGTGCCCGCCGCTGGCGCGCGCCCTGGTGCGCGCCACCCTGCGCCGCGCCGACCGGGTCATCACGCTCTCCCCTGCCCTGGCGGCAGCCGTGACCCGCATCGCGCCGGGCGCCCGGGTGACAGTCGCGGCCAACGGGGTCGCCCTGGCGCCCGCCGCGCGCGTCCTGGCGCGCCGCGCCCCGCGGGTGCTGTTCGCAGGCGTCCTGATCGACCGCAAGGACCCGGTGGGGCTGCTGCGGGCCTGGGCGGCCTGCCCGCGCCCGCCCGGCGCGCGGCTGGTGTTCGCCGGCGACGGCCCGCTGCGCGCCGACCTGGAGGCCCTGGCCGCGGAACTCGGGGTCAGCCGCAGCGTGGACTTCCGCGGCTGGCTCGACCCGGCCGGCGTGGCGGCGGAGATGGACCAGGCCGACATCCTGGCCCTGCCGTCGCATTTCGAGGGTCAGCCGCTGTCGCTGCTTGAAGGCATGGCGCGCGGCCTGGCCCTGCTGTCCACCCGGGTGGGCGGCATTCCGGACCTGATCGAAGACGGCGTGAGTGGCCGCCTAGTGCCGCCCGGGGATCCGGGCGCGCTGAGCGCCGCCCTGGCTGAGCTGCTGAGCGACCAGGACGCCCGGGCGCGGTACGGCGCTGCGGCGTACGCGCGCGCCGCGCACGCCTTTGATATCCGGCGCACCTGGCAGAGTCTGGATACTGTGTACCGGACCCTGGCGCAGGGCGCGCCGCGGGGTCCCCATGACTGA